Proteins found in one Pseudochaenichthys georgianus chromosome 13, fPseGeo1.2, whole genome shotgun sequence genomic segment:
- the LOC139435003 gene encoding THAP domain-containing protein 3-like codes for MSCCALECTNRTSKKSTLSFFRFPLGDPDRLDQWVLNIRRNTWTPNVSSRLCSAHFESHPFSTDSWGRRCLKNTAVPTILYFTKEQQPGRRSRTLEGSCNASANGMSSPRERH; via the exons atgtcgtgctgtgcgcttgaatgtactaacagaacttccaagaagtctactctcagcttttttcg gtttcctttaggtgatccagacaggctggaccagtgggtgctgaacatccggaggaatacatggacccccaacgtttcttctcgcctgtgcagtgcacactttgagagtcatcccttcagcacggactcctgg ggaaggagatgcctgaaaaacactgcagtgcccaccattttgtatttcaccaaagaacaacagcctggaaggagAAGCAG gacgcttgagggaagttgcaacgcctcggccaatgggatgtcttctccacgtgaaagacattga